The Brachyhypopomus gauderio isolate BG-103 chromosome 17, BGAUD_0.2, whole genome shotgun sequence genome includes a window with the following:
- the srp54 gene encoding signal recognition particle subunit SRP54, whose product MVLADLGRKITSALRSLSNATIINEEVLNAMLKEVCAALLEADVNIKLVKQLRENVKAAIDLEEMASGLNKRRMIQHAVFKELVKLVDPGVKAWTPTKGKNNVIMFVGLQGSGKTTTCSKLAYYYQRKGWKTCLICADTFRAGAFDQLKQNATKARIPFYGSYTEMDPVIIASEGVEKFKSENFEIIIVDTSGRHKQEDSLFEEMLQVSNAVQPDNIVYVMDASIGQACEAQAKAFKDKVDVASVIVTKLDGHAKGGGALSAVAATKSPIIFIGTGEHIDDFEPFKTQPFISKLLGMGDIEGLIDKVNELKLDDNEELIDKLKHGQFTLRDMYEQFQNIMKMGPFGQIMGMIPGFGTDFMSKGNEQESMARLKKLMTIMDSMNDQELDSKDGAKLFSKQPNRVQRVARGSGVATKDVQELLTQYTKFAQMVKKMGGIKGLFKGGDMSKNVNPSQMAKLNQQMAKMMDPRVLHHMGGMAGLQSMMRQFQQGATGNMKGMMGFNNM is encoded by the exons ATGGTGTTAGCCGACCTGGGGAGAAAGATAACCTCGGCACTGCGATCTCTCAGCAATGCCACCATCATCAATGAGGAG GTTTTAAATGCTATGCTGAAGGAGGTTTGTGCTGCCCTGCTAGAAGCGGATGTAAACATCAAATTGGTGAAGCAACTCAGAGAGAATGTCAA GGCAGCTATTGATCTGGAGGAGATGGCCTCTGGGTTAAATAAGAGGAGAATGATCCAACACGCTGTTTTTAAGGAGCTTGTTAAG CTGGTGGACCCTGGTGTAAAAGCATGGACGCCaacaaaaggaaaaaacaaTGTCATCATGTTTGTGGGACTTCAGGGCAGCGGGAAAACTACAACATGTTCTAAG TTGGCATACTACTACCAAAGAAAAGGATGGAAAACGTGTTTGATATGTGCTGACACTTTCAGAGCAG gagccTTTGATCAGCTGAAGCAAAATGCAACAAAAGCCAGAATTCCCTTTTATGGAAG TTACACCGAAATGGACCCAGTCATCATTGCATCTGAGGGTGTTGAAAAATTCAAGTCAGAAAACTTTGAAATAATCATTGTTGACACTAGTGGCCGACACAAGCAAGAAGATTCACTgtttgaagaaatgcttcagGTCTCCAATGCTGTG CAACCTGACAACATTGTGTATGTGATGGACGCCTCCATTGGCCAGGCCTGTGAGGCTCAGGCTAAGGCCTTTAAGGATAAGGTAGATGTGGCATCCGTTATCGTTACCAAGCTGGACGGCCATGCCAAAGGTGGTGGTGCTCTTAGTGC AGTGGCCGCCACAAAGAGCCCGATCATTTTTATTGGTACAGGGGAGCACATCGACGACTTTGAACCTTTTAAAACTCAGCCATTCATAAGTAAACTGCTCG GTATGGGAGACATCGAGGGACTGATCGACAAGGTGAACGAACTTAAGCTTGATGATAACGAGGAGCTGATCGATAAGCTGAAACATG GCCAGTTCACACTCAGGGACATGTACGAACAGTTTCAAAACATCATGAAAATGGGACCTTTTGGGCAAATCATG GGTATGATCCCTGGGTTTGGAACAGACTTCATGAGCAAAGGCAATGAACAGGAGTCCATGGCCAGGCTAAAGAAACTCATGACAATAATGGACAGTATGAACGACCAAG AACTGGACAGCAAAGATGGCGCTAAGCTGTTCAGTAAGCAGCCTAACCGTGTTCAGAGGGTGGCGCGAGGCTCGGGCGTAGCCACCAAGGACGTGCAGGAGCTGCTCACCCAGTATACAAAGTTTGCCCAGATGGTCAAGAAAATGGGTGGCATAAAAGGCTTATTCAAAG gaggggacatgtccaaaAATGTCAACCCATCACAGATGGCCAAGCTGAACCAGCAGATGGCGAAGATGATGGACCCAAGAGTGCTTCACCACATGG GTGGCATGGCTGGACTACAGTCTATGATGCGGCAGTTTCAGCAGGGAGCTACTGGCAACATGAAAGGAATGATGGGATTCAACAACATGTGA
- the LOC143480364 gene encoding uncharacterized protein LOC143480364 → MHFDEAKNEILQILRRTESRDLAKLIDWLKHSGDVDDYLVDNQRAVLHSIAEDLRSYLPLDAVFPSETLAIQKTHVNAKPTVHVDAFLYDEDTVDSLCEEGKMSRSYCLRCGSHETAPLEFISHSFSIPELQFLFHHVLPDLTGKLVVDVGSRLGAVLYGGFLYSAAAQLVGVEISEEFVKLQTMTVEKYGFSDRVQVIHADICSQAALVQNSDVLIMNNVFEYFMEPEDQIRAWHFISQNFRKKGAMLVTVPSIQESLKLLQEAIGASAISYWLEEVPLNYSVYLQGDAVSDAIKQIHLYMVP, encoded by the exons ATGCACTTTGACGAGGCTAAAAATGAAATTCTGCAGATATTACGCAGAACTGAATCACGAGACCTTGCTAAGTTAATAGATTGGCTGAAACATTCTG GTGATGTTGATGACTACTTGGTTGATAATCAAAGAGCTGTACTccacagtattgcagaggacctcAGGTCATATCTTCCATTGGACGCTGTGTTTCCTTCAGAGACATTGGCCATTCAGAAG ACACATGTGAACGCTAAGCCCACTGTGCATGTGGACGCGTTTTTGTATGACGAGGACACGGTAGATTCCCTCTGTGAGGAGGGGAAGATGAGTCGCAGCTACTGTCTCAGATGTGGATCTCATGAAACAGCTCCTCTGG AGTTCATCTCGCATTCCTTCTCTATCCCGGAACTCCAGTTCCTATTCCATCACGTTCTCCCAGACCTGACAGGAAAGTTGGTAGTGGATGTGGGTTCCCGGTTAGGAGCAGTGCTCTATGGG GGCTTCCTCTATAGTGCAGCTGCACAGCTTGTTGGGGTAGAAATAAGTGAAGAGTTTGTCAAGCTTCAAACAATGACTGTGGAGAAGTACGGCTTTAGTGACAGAGTTCAG GTAATCCATGCTGATATATGCTCACAGGCAGCCTTAGTGCAAAACTCGGATGTGTTGATCATGAACAATGTGTTTGAGTACTTTATGGAGCCTGAAGACCAAATAAG AGCCTGGCACTTTATCAGCCAAAATTTCAGGAAGAAAGGTGCAATGTTGGTAACTGTTCCCAGCATTCAGGAATCTCTCAAGTTGCTGCAAGAAGCCATT GGAGCATCAGCTATTAGCTACTGGTTGGAGGAAGTGCCACTTAATTATAGTGTATATCTGCAAGGTGATGCAGTCTCAGATGCCATCAAACAAATACACCTCTACATGGTACCCTGA